A window of the Janthinobacterium agaricidamnosum NBRC 102515 = DSM 9628 genome harbors these coding sequences:
- a CDS encoding DUF2474 domain-containing protein, protein MAHSSCWKRLGWLLLIWSASVAALGLAAYAMRLLMRATGMGA, encoded by the coding sequence ATGGCCCATTCTTCGTGCTGGAAACGGCTGGGCTGGCTGCTGTTGATCTGGAGCGCCAGCGTGGCCGCGCTGGGCCTGGCAGCGTATGCGATGCGGCTGCTGATGCGGGCGACCGGCATGGGGGCGTGA
- a CDS encoding multicopper oxidase family protein: MISRRNFFKNASAMAIGAAAVSRVGAASLPEAIFNNDATTQTPPLPPNGRPFHPVVTLNGWSLPWRMNNNVKEFHLVAEPVVRELAPGMKANLWGYNGQSPGPTIEVVEGDRVRIFVTNKLPEQTSVHWHGQRLPNGMDGVSGLTQPAIAPGKTFVYEFIAKRPGTFMYHPHADEMTQMAMGMMGFWVTHPKDPNFMKVDRDFVFLLNNYDIDPGSYTPKITTMTDFNLYTFNSRVFPGIDPMVVRQGDRVRIRFGNLTMTNHPIHMHGHEFSVTGTDGGWTRPESRWPEVTTDVAVGQMRAIEFDATEAGDWAFHCHKSHHTMNAMGHQVPTMIGVDHRGIAEKINQLVPAYMVMGERGMGDMDEMHMPIPENTLPMMGGAGPFGSVGMGGMFTVVKVRKDQKPGDYRDPGWYKHPPGTQPYEWTGALAEPVRSHNAGGGSMPPAGKPDNIEMTVRKPSGHMEH, translated from the coding sequence ATGATTTCACGTAGAAATTTCTTTAAAAACGCCAGTGCGATGGCGATCGGCGCGGCCGCCGTCAGCCGGGTCGGCGCGGCGTCCTTGCCGGAAGCCATTTTCAATAATGACGCCACTACCCAAACGCCGCCGCTGCCGCCGAATGGCCGCCCATTCCATCCGGTGGTGACGCTGAATGGCTGGTCGCTGCCATGGCGTATGAACAATAACGTCAAGGAATTCCATTTGGTGGCCGAACCGGTGGTGCGCGAATTGGCGCCCGGCATGAAAGCCAATCTGTGGGGCTATAACGGCCAGTCGCCGGGACCGACCATCGAAGTGGTGGAGGGCGACCGGGTGCGTATTTTTGTCACCAATAAATTGCCGGAGCAAACCAGCGTGCATTGGCATGGCCAGCGCTTGCCGAACGGCATGGATGGCGTCAGCGGCCTGACCCAGCCGGCGATAGCGCCGGGCAAGACCTTTGTCTATGAATTCATCGCCAAGCGGCCCGGCACGTTTATGTACCACCCGCATGCCGATGAAATGACGCAAATGGCGATGGGCATGATGGGTTTTTGGGTGACCCATCCGAAAGACCCGAACTTCATGAAAGTGGACCGCGATTTCGTGTTTTTGCTGAACAATTACGATATCGATCCGGGCAGCTACACGCCGAAAATCACCACCATGACGGATTTTAATTTGTACACCTTCAACAGCCGCGTATTTCCCGGCATCGATCCGATGGTGGTGCGCCAGGGCGACCGGGTGCGCATCCGGTTCGGCAATTTGACGATGACCAATCATCCGATCCATATGCACGGCCATGAATTCTCGGTCACCGGCACCGATGGCGGCTGGACCCGGCCCGAATCGCGCTGGCCGGAAGTGACCACCGACGTGGCGGTCGGGCAGATGCGGGCCATCGAATTCGACGCCACCGAAGCGGGCGACTGGGCTTTCCATTGCCATAAGTCGCATCACACGATGAACGCCATGGGGCACCAGGTGCCGACCATGATCGGCGTCGACCATCGCGGCATCGCCGAGAAAATCAATCAGCTGGTGCCGGCGTATATGGTGATGGGCGAGCGCGGCATGGGCGACATGGACGAGATGCATATGCCGATCCCCGAAAATACCTTGCCGATGATGGGCGGCGCCGGCCCGTTCGGCAGCGTCGGCATGGGTGGCATGTTTACCGTGGTCAAGGTGCGCAAGGACCAGAAGCCGGGCGATTACCGCGATCCCGGCTGGTACAAGCATCCGCCCGGCACCCAGCCCTATGAATGGACCGGTGCGCTGGCCGAGCCGGTGCGCAGCCACAACGCCGGCGGCGGTTCGATGCCGCCGGCCGGCAAGCCGGACAATATCGAAATGACGGTGCGCAAACCGTCGGGCCATATGGAGCATTAA
- a CDS encoding transporter, which produces MHHLTTLSFSLLASLSLALPLYAQDRLGPVTPYRPSVSSPAQLPLAGQLELELGGLSGKTGDSRRSSLPYALKLGFTPEWGIVIEGEAYIAARDDDGGHARGAGDTTLVLKRAFLVDDATAFGLELGAKIPTARDTIGSGKADYSVNAIFSRDIARVHMDANLNLTRLGAYADDGGRIQTGWSAAFSVPLSERWDATAELSGTRLRGADSSAQFLLAATYSPNPRLAIDVGLARGLTPASPDWSLFSGLVVPLARVW; this is translated from the coding sequence ATGCACCACCTCACCACCCTGTCATTTTCCTTGCTGGCCTCGCTGTCCCTGGCCTTGCCGCTATATGCGCAGGATCGGCTTGGCCCGGTGACGCCGTACCGGCCGTCGGTCTCCAGCCCCGCGCAATTGCCGCTGGCCGGCCAGCTGGAACTGGAACTCGGCGGCTTGAGCGGCAAGACTGGGGATAGCCGCCGCAGCAGCCTGCCGTATGCGCTGAAACTGGGCTTTACCCCGGAATGGGGCATCGTGATCGAAGGCGAGGCTTATATTGCCGCGCGCGATGACGATGGCGGGCATGCGCGCGGCGCCGGCGACACCACGCTGGTGCTCAAGCGCGCTTTCCTGGTCGACGATGCCACCGCTTTCGGTCTCGAACTGGGCGCCAAGATCCCCACCGCCAGGGATACCATCGGCAGCGGCAAGGCCGACTATTCGGTCAACGCTATCTTCAGCCGCGATATCGCGCGCGTCCATATGGACGCCAACCTGAACCTGACCCGGCTGGGCGCCTACGCCGATGATGGCGGCCGCATCCAGACCGGCTGGTCGGCCGCGTTTTCGGTGCCGCTATCCGAGCGCTGGGACGCCACGGCCGAATTGTCGGGCACGCGCTTGCGCGGCGCCGATAGCAGCGCCCAGTTTTTACTGGCCGCCACCTACAGCCCGAATCCGCGGCTGGCGATCGATGTCGGCCTGGCGCGGGGCCTGACGCCGGCCTCGCCCGACTGGTCGCTGTTCAGCGGCCTGGTAGTGCCGCTGGCACGCGTTTGGTAG
- a CDS encoding TolC family protein — protein sequence MQIFKLKPLAIAAGALILSGCASFSGDGGVAQVTALTAARTGVSADLARPASEEQVQVLLQQPLSADSAVRLALLNNRDLRVALAELGASEADLVQAGRLRNPGLSFGRMRGGGDSEIERGVGFDLAGLLTMPMRGKIERGRFGQAKLLAASRAVQLAADTRRAYFNAVAARQTAAYMALAAESAQAGAELARRMAQVGNWSALDQSRQQVFYADAMSELARARQQALATREQLTRLLGLWGEQTGFSLPERLPDLPPAAEDAAHIEAQAMEQRLDILLSKQDAQASADALGLSKVTGLVNVLDAGYANKSQTGLPRENGYRVSLELPIFDWGGARNAKAQALYTQAMERTAGTAVRARSEVRVAYAAYRTNYELARHYRDEVVPLRKKISNQVLLRYNGMLASVFELLADAREQVGSVNAAIDTQRDFWIAQTELQSAINGGGVSASAP from the coding sequence ATGCAAATATTCAAGCTCAAACCGCTGGCCATCGCCGCCGGCGCGCTGATACTCAGCGGCTGCGCCAGCTTTTCCGGCGATGGCGGGGTTGCGCAAGTGACGGCGCTGACGGCGGCGCGCACCGGCGTCAGCGCCGATCTGGCCAGGCCGGCATCCGAAGAGCAGGTGCAAGTCTTGCTGCAGCAGCCTTTGAGTGCCGACAGCGCGGTGCGACTGGCCTTGCTCAACAACCGCGACTTGCGCGTGGCGCTGGCCGAACTGGGCGCGTCGGAAGCGGACCTGGTGCAGGCGGGGCGCTTGCGCAATCCGGGCTTGTCCTTCGGACGCATGCGTGGCGGCGGCGACAGCGAGATCGAGCGGGGCGTCGGTTTCGACCTGGCCGGTTTGCTGACGATGCCGATGCGCGGCAAGATCGAACGCGGCCGTTTTGGACAAGCCAAATTGCTGGCCGCCTCGCGCGCGGTGCAACTGGCGGCCGACACGCGGCGCGCCTATTTCAACGCGGTCGCCGCCAGGCAGACGGCAGCCTATATGGCGCTGGCCGCCGAATCGGCCCAGGCTGGCGCCGAACTGGCGCGGCGCATGGCCCAGGTCGGCAATTGGAGCGCACTGGACCAGTCGCGCCAGCAAGTGTTTTATGCCGATGCGATGAGCGAACTGGCGCGCGCCCGGCAACAGGCGCTGGCCACGCGCGAACAGCTGACCCGTTTGCTGGGGCTGTGGGGCGAACAAACCGGGTTCAGCTTGCCGGAGCGTTTGCCGGACTTGCCGCCGGCAGCCGAGGACGCGGCGCATATCGAAGCGCAGGCGATGGAGCAGCGGCTCGATATCTTGCTCAGCAAGCAGGATGCGCAAGCCAGCGCCGACGCCTTGGGCTTGAGCAAGGTCACCGGCCTGGTCAATGTGCTCGACGCCGGTTACGCCAACAAGAGCCAAACCGGTTTGCCGCGCGAAAACGGTTATCGAGTGTCGCTGGAATTGCCGATTTTCGACTGGGGCGGCGCGCGTAACGCCAAGGCGCAAGCGTTGTATACGCAAGCGATGGAACGCACCGCCGGCACCGCGGTCCGGGCCCGCTCGGAAGTGCGGGTGGCGTATGCCGCGTACCGCACGAATTACGAACTGGCGCGCCATTACCGCGATGAAGTGGTGCCGCTGCGCAAGAAGATCTCGAACCAAGTCTTGCTGCGTTACAACGGCATGCTGGCCAGCGTGTTTGAATTGCTGGCCGACGCGCGCGAGCAGGTTGGCAGCGTCAATGCGGCCATCGACACCCAGCGCGACTTCTGGATCGCCCAAACGGAATTGCAATCGGCCATCAACGGCGGCGGTGTTTCCGCCAGCGCACCCTGA
- a CDS encoding diguanylate cyclase domain-containing protein, whose protein sequence is MPSQEEILKAKILVVDDAPDNIDLMLEILRDAGYTNTTATMHPELVCAMHREQCYDLILLDLQMPELNGFQVMKGLKEIEQSGYLPVLALTAQPSFKIAALEAGARDFISKPFDLMEVHKRIHNMLEVRLLYKELAQYSKQQQELALHDALTGLPNRRLLEDRIENTVQHAARNRGKAAILYLDLDGFKAINDTYGHAYGDDILKMVAGRLVDASRKEDTVARIGGDEFVIVLGDLCGSGDAREPATKLIDIISAPYFINDLTLNLSTSIGISIYPDDALSVETLLNAADTALYQAKRAGKNRFCCAPRGAKPTVAHHQSALPSIA, encoded by the coding sequence ATGCCTAGCCAAGAAGAAATACTAAAAGCCAAAATCCTGGTCGTTGACGATGCGCCGGACAATATCGACCTGATGCTGGAAATTCTGCGCGATGCCGGCTACACCAACACCACCGCCACCATGCACCCGGAACTGGTGTGTGCGATGCATCGCGAACAGTGCTACGACTTGATCTTGCTCGATCTGCAAATGCCTGAATTAAACGGTTTTCAGGTCATGAAAGGTTTAAAGGAAATCGAACAAAGCGGCTACCTGCCAGTGCTGGCCCTGACTGCCCAGCCCAGCTTCAAGATCGCCGCGCTGGAGGCCGGCGCCCGCGATTTCATCAGCAAACCGTTCGATTTGATGGAAGTCCATAAACGCATCCACAATATGCTGGAAGTGCGGCTGCTGTACAAGGAGTTGGCGCAATACAGCAAACAGCAGCAGGAATTGGCGCTGCACGATGCGCTGACCGGCTTGCCGAACCGGCGCTTGCTGGAAGACCGCATCGAAAACACGGTCCAGCATGCGGCCCGCAATCGCGGCAAAGCCGCCATTTTGTATCTCGACCTGGATGGCTTCAAGGCCATCAATGACACTTACGGCCATGCCTATGGCGACGACATCCTGAAAATGGTGGCCGGCCGGCTAGTCGACGCATCGCGCAAGGAAGACACCGTGGCGCGCATCGGCGGCGATGAATTTGTCATCGTGCTGGGCGACCTGTGCGGTTCCGGCGACGCGCGCGAGCCGGCCACGAAATTGATCGATATCATTTCCGCGCCCTATTTCATCAACGACCTGACCTTGAACTTGTCGACCAGCATAGGCATCAGCATCTATCCGGACGATGCGCTGTCGGTGGAAACCTTGCTGAACGCGGCCGACACCGCCTTATACCAGGCCAAACGGGCCGGCAAGAACCGCTTTTGCTGCGCGCCGCGCGGCGCCAAACCGACTGTCGCGCACCATCAAAGCGCGCTGCCATCGATCGCCTGA
- a CDS encoding methyl-accepting chemotaxis protein, with protein MLNRMKVGTRLIAAFSCVALLGAIVAGIGIVNMAKIDTMAARMYNNELLGLSHIKEANISLAKTGRARSNYLLATSEEERSQHKASIDKSLAVNKDSIAKALPLFTSDASKQVFARFTVVAADYENVMNQALLLAAKEPMQQRDAELDALLTETRKHADALDQMLDQLSIQKEERARSAADEAASVYQTSRTFMLLLVLGSVAAGLTLGVLITRGLTHQLGGEPAYASHIAGAIAGGDLTVAIDTHAGDHDSLLFAMKTMRDKLVGIVSQVRAGTDTIATASGEIASGNMDLSSRTEEQASSLEETASSMEQLTATVRQNADNAREANQLAASASQVASKGGAVVGQVVQTMETINASSRKIVDIISVIDGIAFQTNILALNAAVEAARAGEQGRGFAVVATEVRNLAQRSAAAAKDIKVLIGDSVEQVEIGAKLVHEAGDTMNEVVGSVQRVAHIMSDITSASQEQSAGIEQVNQAITQMDQVTQQNAALVEQAAAAASSLQDQAAALTGVVSIFKLHAPSASSGQAFAQDKVTPMRRPAASSGPRRIALSLSDAA; from the coding sequence ATGTTAAATCGAATGAAAGTGGGCACGCGCCTGATCGCGGCTTTTTCTTGTGTCGCCTTATTGGGGGCGATTGTGGCCGGCATCGGGATTGTTAATATGGCGAAAATCGATACCATGGCGGCCCGCATGTATAACAATGAATTGCTGGGCCTGTCGCATATCAAGGAAGCGAATATCTCGCTGGCCAAGACCGGCCGCGCGCGCAGTAATTATTTGCTGGCCACCAGCGAAGAAGAGCGCAGCCAGCACAAGGCCAGCATCGATAAATCGCTGGCCGTCAACAAGGACAGCATTGCCAAGGCCTTGCCCTTGTTCACCTCCGACGCCAGCAAGCAAGTGTTTGCGCGCTTCACCGTGGTTGCCGCCGATTACGAGAACGTCATGAACCAGGCCCTGCTGCTGGCCGCCAAGGAGCCGATGCAGCAGCGCGACGCCGAGCTCGATGCGCTGCTGACGGAAACCCGCAAGCACGCCGATGCGCTGGACCAGATGCTGGATCAATTGTCGATCCAGAAGGAAGAGCGTGCCAGGAGCGCCGCCGATGAAGCCGCCAGCGTGTATCAGACCAGCCGCACTTTCATGCTGCTGCTGGTGCTGGGCAGCGTGGCGGCCGGCTTGACGCTGGGCGTGCTGATCACGCGCGGCCTGACCCACCAGCTGGGCGGCGAACCGGCGTATGCGTCGCATATCGCCGGCGCGATTGCCGGCGGCGACTTGACGGTGGCCATCGATACCCATGCCGGGGACCACGACAGCCTGCTGTTCGCGATGAAGACCATGCGCGACAAGCTGGTCGGCATCGTCAGCCAGGTGCGGGCCGGCACCGATACCATCGCCACCGCATCGGGCGAAATCGCCAGCGGCAATATGGACTTGTCGTCGCGCACCGAGGAGCAAGCCAGCTCGCTGGAAGAAACCGCGTCGTCGATGGAACAGCTGACCGCCACCGTGCGCCAGAACGCCGACAACGCCCGCGAAGCGAACCAGCTGGCGGCCAGCGCGTCGCAAGTGGCCAGCAAGGGCGGTGCGGTGGTCGGCCAGGTGGTGCAGACCATGGAAACCATCAATGCGTCGTCGCGCAAGATCGTCGACATCATCAGCGTGATCGACGGCATCGCCTTCCAGACCAATATCCTGGCCTTGAACGCGGCGGTGGAAGCGGCGCGGGCAGGCGAACAGGGCCGTGGTTTCGCGGTGGTCGCCACCGAGGTACGCAATCTGGCCCAGCGCTCGGCCGCGGCGGCCAAGGATATCAAGGTCTTGATCGGCGATTCGGTCGAGCAAGTCGAGATCGGCGCCAAGCTGGTGCATGAAGCGGGCGACACCATGAACGAGGTGGTCGGCAGCGTGCAGCGGGTGGCGCACATCATGAGCGACATCACGTCGGCCAGCCAGGAGCAGAGCGCCGGCATTGAACAAGTCAACCAGGCGATCACGCAAATGGACCAGGTGACCCAGCAAAACGCGGCGCTGGTCGAACAGGCGGCCGCGGCGGCTTCGTCGCTGCAAGACCAGGCCGCGGCGCTGACCGGCGTGGTCAGCATTTTCAAGCTGCACGCGCCATCGGCGTCGTCTGGACAAGCGTTTGCTCAAGACAAGGTGACGCCGATGCGCCGTCCGGCAGCGTCAAGCGGACCGCGCCGGATTGCCCTGAGCCTGAGCGACGCCGCATAA
- a CDS encoding hybrid sensor histidine kinase/response regulator yields the protein MAKHDRDKEMLSQLAAMRSPGTAMTAHGHAGQEILDPGAALRLSNERMESLLQNISDGFLAVDRDWSITCINQHAADLLGARRAAAGSLPRRQLWQAFPALCGSALESHYRQALETRVGMTVELYYVPLQRWLEVRTYPSSEGLTSHIQDISQRRQADAARRQHEQNLRDESNLLELLNRTGATLAGTLDLRALLQAVTDSATSISGAHFGAFFYQDPGHTAPTLQTQSGAASRAQALLPPQLRGGAMLRIDDAPADPRYDNIGEQLGVSGALRSYLIAPVHSRFGEAIGYLLFGHPEAAMFSQRTERIIAGIAAQAAVALDNTRMYAAAQQAAQERKILLDSERSARNEAEHSNQIKDEFLSTLSHELRTPLSAILGWAQVLRRGTRDQADLHRGLQSIERNARAQAQLIEDLLDMSRITSGKVLLDMQSILPATVIDAAIEALRPAAEAKNIQMEMSIDPAAGPIAGDASRLQQVMWNLLSNALKFTPRDGRVQIAVRQADDAHVDITVSDNGIGIEAPFLGHVFERFRQADASTTRKHGGLGLGLAIVKHLVEQHGGTVSASSEGLNRGASFTLRLPLASDSAASRQMRSYAPLPRQDNGDMPLRDLSGVKVLVVDDEADARELIQRILSDCKAEVVTAASAAQALHLVVKTRPDVLVSDIGMPDIDGFELLALVRALGPESGGALPAVALTGFARSQERQRALASGFRAHVSKPVEPTELIAAVAGLVAPGMAVQER from the coding sequence ATGGCCAAGCACGACCGCGACAAGGAAATGCTGTCGCAATTGGCAGCGATGCGCAGCCCGGGCACTGCAATGACGGCGCATGGTCACGCAGGACAGGAAATACTGGACCCCGGAGCAGCGCTGCGCCTGTCGAATGAACGTATGGAGAGTTTGCTGCAAAACATCAGCGATGGCTTCCTGGCGGTCGACCGCGACTGGTCCATCACTTGCATCAACCAACATGCTGCCGATCTGCTGGGCGCGCGGCGCGCGGCGGCCGGCAGCCTGCCCCGCCGCCAGTTGTGGCAGGCATTTCCCGCCTTGTGCGGCAGCGCGCTGGAAAGCCACTATCGCCAGGCGCTGGAAACCCGCGTCGGCATGACCGTCGAGTTATATTATGTGCCGCTGCAACGCTGGCTGGAAGTGCGCACCTATCCATCCAGCGAAGGCTTGACCAGCCACATCCAGGACATCAGCCAGCGCAGGCAGGCCGACGCGGCGCGGCGCCAACACGAACAAAACCTGCGCGACGAAAGCAATCTGCTGGAGTTGCTGAACCGCACCGGCGCCACGCTGGCCGGCACGCTCGATTTGCGCGCGCTGCTGCAAGCCGTGACCGATAGCGCCACCAGCATCAGCGGCGCACATTTCGGCGCGTTCTTTTACCAGGATCCCGGGCATACCGCGCCGACACTGCAGACCCAGTCCGGCGCCGCGTCGCGCGCCCAGGCGCTGTTGCCGCCGCAGCTGCGCGGCGGCGCCATGCTGCGCATCGACGATGCGCCGGCCGATCCGCGCTATGACAACATCGGCGAACAACTGGGCGTCAGCGGAGCGCTGCGCAGCTATCTGATTGCGCCGGTGCATTCCCGTTTCGGCGAGGCGATCGGCTACCTGCTGTTCGGCCATCCGGAAGCGGCCATGTTCAGCCAGCGCACCGAGCGCATCATCGCCGGCATCGCGGCGCAGGCCGCGGTGGCACTGGACAATACCCGCATGTACGCGGCGGCCCAGCAAGCGGCGCAAGAACGCAAGATCTTGCTCGACAGCGAACGCAGCGCCCGTAACGAAGCCGAACACAGCAACCAGATCAAGGATGAGTTCCTGTCCACGCTGTCGCATGAATTGCGCACCCCGCTGTCGGCGATCCTTGGCTGGGCCCAGGTATTGCGGCGCGGCACGCGCGACCAGGCCGATTTGCACCGGGGCTTGCAAAGCATCGAACGCAATGCCCGCGCGCAAGCGCAGCTGATCGAGGATTTGCTCGACATGAGCCGCATCACGTCCGGCAAGGTGTTGCTGGATATGCAGTCGATTTTGCCGGCCACCGTCATCGACGCCGCCATCGAAGCGCTGCGCCCGGCCGCCGAGGCCAAGAATATACAGATGGAAATGTCGATCGATCCGGCCGCCGGCCCCATCGCCGGCGACGCCAGCCGCTTGCAGCAAGTGATGTGGAACTTGCTGTCGAATGCGCTCAAATTCACGCCGCGCGACGGCCGCGTGCAGATCGCCGTGCGCCAGGCCGACGACGCCCACGTCGACATCACCGTCAGCGACAACGGCATCGGCATCGAAGCGCCATTCCTGGGCCATGTATTCGAGCGCTTCCGCCAGGCCGACGCGTCGACCACCCGCAAGCATGGCGGCCTGGGACTGGGACTGGCGATCGTCAAGCACCTGGTCGAACAGCATGGCGGCACGGTGTCCGCCAGCAGCGAAGGCTTGAACCGCGGCGCCAGTTTTACGCTGCGCCTGCCCTTGGCCAGCGACAGCGCAGCCAGCCGCCAGATGCGCAGCTATGCGCCGCTGCCGCGCCAGGACAACGGCGACATGCCATTGCGCGACTTGTCGGGCGTCAAAGTGCTGGTAGTCGACGATGAAGCGGATGCGCGCGAACTGATCCAGCGCATACTGAGCGATTGCAAGGCCGAAGTCGTCACCGCCGCCAGCGCCGCGCAAGCGCTGCACCTGGTGGTCAAGACCCGCCCAGACGTCTTGGTCAGCGATATCGGCATGCCCGACATCGACGGTTTCGAATTACTGGCGCTGGTGCGCGCGCTGGGGCCGGAATCGGGCGGCGCGCTGCCCGCCGTCGCGCTGACCGGGTTTGCCCGTTCGCAAGAGCGGCAACGCGCACTGGCCAGCGGCTTCCGCGCCCATGTATCAAAACCGGTGGAACCGACGGAATTGATCGCCGCGGTGGCCGGCCTGGTGGCGCCCGGCATGGCTGTGCAAGAACGCTGA
- a CDS encoding NAD(P)/FAD-dependent oxidoreductase, with the protein MGGSLHSKIVIVGGGAGGLELACKLGRKLGPGLVTLVDSRLYHIWKPSLHEVAAGTLDIHQEGLSYQMLAHDNGFSYVYGAMTGLDAAAKQLTVGPIATDDDEEVMPERHISYDSLVMAVGSTSNYFGVPGAQEYTISLNATEDAERFRLTLLKLLAMAEMRTSGAGQSGVDIVIIGGGATGVELAAELREASGVYAAYGFQSLQPVKDVRITLLEGAPRILAPLPERVSAAALKLLNQRGITVVTDTRVTAIDAHKVSVASGADYAANLCVWAAGIKAPDFLAQLGLPVNRSGQIEVDGALSVPGVPDVYALGDCAACTGADGKLVPPRAQAAHQQADYLLKTFLLQQANKPKQGKPYRYRDYGSLVSVGSSTSVGTLMGSLKGLSWFVEGFVARTMYVSLHLMHHNAVLGTVRTGVLALARFLIKRTTPQVKLH; encoded by the coding sequence ATGGGAGGTAGTTTGCATAGCAAAATCGTGATCGTAGGTGGTGGAGCGGGCGGCCTGGAGCTGGCCTGCAAGTTGGGCCGCAAACTCGGCCCCGGCCTGGTGACACTGGTGGACAGCCGCCTGTACCATATCTGGAAACCATCGCTGCACGAGGTCGCGGCCGGCACGCTCGACATTCACCAGGAGGGCCTGTCTTACCAGATGCTGGCCCACGATAATGGTTTCAGCTATGTGTATGGGGCAATGACCGGCCTTGATGCGGCGGCCAAGCAATTGACGGTCGGCCCGATTGCCACCGATGACGATGAAGAAGTAATGCCTGAGCGCCATATCAGTTACGACTCGCTGGTGATGGCGGTCGGCAGCACCTCGAATTATTTCGGCGTGCCCGGCGCCCAGGAATACACCATTTCGCTGAACGCCACCGAAGACGCCGAGCGCTTTCGGCTGACCTTGCTGAAATTGCTGGCCATGGCCGAGATGCGCACTTCCGGCGCCGGCCAGTCCGGCGTCGATATCGTCATCATCGGCGGCGGCGCCACCGGCGTCGAACTGGCCGCCGAATTGCGCGAAGCGAGCGGCGTGTATGCCGCCTACGGTTTCCAGAGTTTGCAGCCGGTCAAGGATGTGCGCATCACCTTGCTGGAAGGCGCGCCGCGCATCCTGGCGCCGTTGCCGGAGCGGGTTTCCGCCGCCGCGCTGAAGCTGCTGAACCAGCGCGGCATCACGGTGGTCACCGATACCCGCGTCACCGCCATCGATGCGCACAAGGTCAGCGTGGCCAGCGGCGCCGACTATGCGGCCAACCTGTGCGTGTGGGCGGCCGGCATCAAGGCGCCGGACTTCCTGGCGCAGTTGGGCTTGCCGGTCAACCGCAGCGGCCAGATCGAAGTCGACGGCGCCCTGAGCGTGCCGGGCGTGCCGGATGTGTATGCGCTCGGCGATTGCGCCGCGTGCACCGGCGCCGATGGCAAGCTGGTGCCGCCGCGCGCCCAGGCGGCGCATCAGCAAGCGGATTATTTGCTGAAGACCTTCCTGTTGCAGCAAGCGAACAAGCCGAAGCAAGGCAAGCCGTACCGCTACCGCGATTACGGTTCGCTGGTGTCGGTCGGTTCCAGTACCTCGGTCGGTACGCTGATGGGCTCGCTGAAAGGCTTGAGCTGGTTTGTCGAGGGCTTCGTGGCGCGCACCATGTATGTCAGCTTGCACCTGATGCATCACAATGCGGTGCTGGGCACGGTGCGCACCGGCGTACTGGCGCTGGCGCGGTTCCTGATCAAGCGCACTACGCCGCAGGTGAAACTACATTAA
- a CDS encoding sensor histidine kinase — MHIDAQRAADLSELLGHVNTSWDDERRSLSRQLHDSLGSSLTALSMHLSLLAQKMPQEQALIDRTAVMKQLLANVIETNRQMQLKLWNDKLEFLGVNVALSELSIQFAEQQHIAVRCSLPEDELVCPRNYGVALLRTLEEALSNIAAHAQASEVDIIVDDNDEALTLTVKDNGVGMPAQQEASATGKHGLRSVRERVQYLGGALSLQAGPDGRGTTLTVTLPRKSS; from the coding sequence GTGCACATTGATGCGCAACGGGCGGCCGACTTGAGCGAATTGCTCGGCCATGTCAATACCAGCTGGGATGATGAACGGCGCAGCCTGTCGCGCCAGTTGCACGACAGCCTGGGGTCGTCGCTGACGGCGCTGAGCATGCATTTGTCGCTGCTGGCGCAAAAAATGCCGCAAGAACAGGCGTTGATCGATCGCACTGCCGTAATGAAACAATTACTCGCAAATGTAATCGAAACCAATCGCCAGATGCAGTTAAAATTGTGGAACGACAAGCTGGAATTCCTCGGTGTCAATGTCGCGCTGAGCGAGCTGTCGATCCAGTTCGCGGAACAGCAGCACATCGCCGTGCGCTGCAGCCTGCCGGAAGATGAACTGGTTTGCCCGCGCAATTATGGCGTGGCGCTGTTGCGCACGCTGGAAGAAGCGCTGAGCAATATCGCGGCCCACGCCCAGGCCAGCGAAGTCGACATCATCGTCGACGACAACGACGAAGCGCTGACGCTGACGGTCAAGGACAACGGCGTCGGCATGCCGGCGCAGCAAGAGGCGTCAGCCACCGGCAAGCATGGCTTGCGCTCGGTGCGCGAGCGGGTCCAATACCTGGGCGGCGCCCTGAGCCTGCAAGCCGGCCCGGACGGGCGCGGCACCACCCTGACAGTAACATTGCCGCGCAAATCATCTTGA